Below is a window of Stappia sp. DNA.
CGGCGCAAAAGGGTGCGCCGGGTGCCGATCCCGCCGGCGATCCGCCGGCGCGCGCCCCGCGAACCGCACAGGCAGCAGGGCCACAGGCGACAGACGCACAGGCCGGTGGCGCGCAGGCGGGTTCGGCAGAGCGCGGCGAGGGCGCACAGCGCCATGCAAGGTCGAACGACCCGCGCGACCGCAAGGCCGACTTCATCGCCGCTGCCCGCCGGGCGGCGCAGGCGGCGGCCGCCGAAGTGGACGAGCCGAAGTCGACGCTCGGCCTGTTGCGCGGGCGCGGCAAGAGTGCTGCCCAGGAGGGCGAGGACACGGCGGGCCGTTCGGCCGCCGGCTGGCTCCGCTCGCGTCTGTCCGGGCGCCGCAAGGGCGGGCGCGAGGACGAGGCCGAGAGCGAGGTCGCGACCCCCGCCACCGCCGAGCGCCGGGACGGCGGGCGTGGCAAGGGCGCGCCGCGTGCGGACGAGGCGGCGGCCGCGCCGAGCGTGCGCGCCGATGCAAGGCCCACGGATCTTGCCGGCGACGAGGCCGAACAGGCCGAGGCCGGGGGACGCCGGCTCTTCTCGCCGGGTGGACGTCGCGCGGTGCTGCTCGCCGCCGCCGCCGTGGTGATCGCCATCGGGGCACTGCAGATCTTCAAGCAGGTCGGACCCGGTGGCTCGGACGGCGCGGAGGATCTCGCGGCCCTCGACACGCCGCCCGTGATCGAACAGGTGGCGCAGCCGCAGGAAGATGCGACGTCCCGGCGCGCGCCGGACACGCCGGCGACGCTGGCAAGCGCGAGCGGCCAGACGGGAGCCCAGGCAGGAGCCCAGACCGCATCCAACACGGGATCCCGGGCCGGACCGACGGTCGAGCGCGCGCAGCGCGCGGCCACCGGCGCGCCGGAGGGGCCGACGGCTACTGAGGCCGGGATGCCGGGTTCGTCGGCGTCGCCGGCACAGGGTATCCCGTCCCGGGACATGCCGGCGCAAGACGCCGGTGCGGGCGAGGCCGAGATGGCCTTCGCGCCCCCGGCCGTGCCGCAGGCCGGCTTCAGCGCCAATCCCGACACGCTGCCGACCTCGCAGTTTCAGGGGCCCGCGGATGCCGGCGAGACGGGGATGGGCACGGGCACGCCCGGCGCCTCCGACGCGCTGGCCGGGATCCCCGAAAGCATCGGCCCTCTGCCGCTGCGCCAGGCCGCCGCGCAGGGCGACCCCAATGCGCTCTTCGCCGTCGCCGTGCGCTACACCGAAGGCAAGGGCGTGACGCCGGATCTGGCCGAGGCGGCGCGCTACTACCGGCGCGCGGCGGAGGCGGGGCTTGCGCCCGCGCAATACCGGCTCGGCAGCCTTTATGAAAAGGGGCGCGGGGTGGAACGCGATCTGGAGGCCGCGCGCGACTGGTACGCCCGCGCCGCCAAGCAGGGCAACGCCAAGGCCTCGCACAATCTCGCGGTGCTCTACGCCGAAGGGATCTCGGGCAATCCGGAGTTTCGCGACGCCGCGCATTGGTTCAAGACGGCCGCCAATTTCGGCCTGACCGACAGCCAGTACAATCTCGGCATTCTCTATGCCCGGGGGCTGGGCCTGGAGAAGAACCTCGTCGAAAGCTACAAGTGGTTCGCGCTGGCGGCCGAGCAGGGCGACGCGGATGCCGCCAACAAGCGCGACGAGCTTGCCAACATGCTGTCCAAGGAGCAGCTGGCCGAGGCGCGTCTGGCGGTGGAGACCTGGCAGCAGGCGCCGCAGTCCGCGTCCGCCAACACCGTGGAGATGAGCCCGAGCTGGTCGGCTCCGGCCGCCCCGATCTCGCAGGCGACGATGACCGGCGACCCGCGCACCATGGTGCTGCAGGCGCAGAAGCTTCTCGCCGAGCGCGGCTTCGATCCGGGAACGCCCGACGGCCAGGTCGGCCCGCGCACGCGGGAGGCGATTCGCGCCTTCCAGGCGGCCGCCGGCCTTCCGGTCACCGGCCACGTGACGCCGGCGCTGGTCGAGGCGCTGTCGGAACGCTCGATCTAGAGGATGGGGCCGGTCCGTCCCCGGTGACGGCGCCGATTTCAGGCCCCGTTTCCGACCCGTTTTCCGGCATCGGGGCGCCGGCCGCGCGGCGGGCCGACTGGCGCGTTGACAGGGCCGGGGGAAGCGCGCTTTATCGTTTTCAAGGGCGCCGCCCGGCGCGTCGTCGTCCGCGGCCCGGGCGGCCGCAAACCGGGCTTCGACCCATTTGGCCCACCCCGCCGCCCGGGCAAGCGAGCGGCCGAGTCGTCGGTGTGACGTGCAAATCTACCTGCCCATTGCCGAATTGCCCGTCAACATGTTCATGTTGTTCGGGATGGGGGGAGCCGTTGGCTTCCTGTCGGGGCTGTTCGGCATCGGCGGCGGCTTCCTGCTGACACCGCTCCTGATCTTTTCGGGCATTCCGCCGGCGGTCTCCGTCGCCACCGTGACGACCCAGGTCGTGGCCTCCTCCGCCTCCGGCGTGGTCGCCTACTGGCGGCGCAAGATGATCGATTTCAAGCTCGCCGGCGTGCTGCTCGTCGGCGGCGTGATCGGCTCGGCGATCGGCGTGTGGCTGTTCGGCATGCTGCGCACGCTGGGTCAGCTCGATCTGGTGATCTCGCTGTCCTATGTCTCGTTTCTGGGCGCCATCGGCGGTCTGATGTTCTTTGAATCCGTGCGCGCGATGACGCGGCGGCGGCAGGGCGTGCAGACGCCCGTGCGCCAGCCCGGACGCCACAACTGGGTGCACGGGCTGCCGATGAAGATGCGCTTTCGCCAGTCGCGGCTCTATGTCAGCGTCATTCCGATCCTGACGCTGGGCGGTGTCATCGGCTTTCTCGGCAGTATCCTGGGCATCGGCGGCGGCTTCATGATGGTGCCGGCGCTCATCTATCTGCTGCGGGTGCCGACCAACGTGGTGATCGGCACGTCGCTGTTCCAGATCCTGTTCACCATGGCCGCGGCGACGCTTCTGCATGCCATGTCCACCCAGTCGGTGGACATCGTGCTGGCGCTGACGCTGATGATCGGCGGCGTGATCGGCGCCCAGTTCGGCGCGCGCATGGGGCAGAAGCTGCGCGGCGATCAGCTTCGCCTGCTGCTGGCCCTGCTGGTGCTGTCGGTCGGCCTGCGGTTCGCCGTCAATCTGGTGCTGACGCCGGACGAGCTCTATTCGATCTCCGTTTCGCTGATGGAGGCGACGCGATGAGGCACGCGGCCGCGACAGTCCGGCAAAGGGTGACGTCGGCGCTGGCGGGCGGGCTTGCTGGCGGGCTGGCGCTTCTCGGGCTGACCGTGAGCGCGGCGGCGGAAAACCTCGTCGTGGCCCTGTCGTCGGAGGAGGTGAAGATCGAGTCGAACTTCACCGGCACGGAGATCGTCGTCTTCGGCGAGATCGTGCGCGACGCGCTGACGGTGGCCCGGCCCGAGCCCTACGACCTCGCGGTGGTCGTGGCCGGTCCGCAGCAGACGGTCACCACACGGCGCAAGGGCCGCTTCTTCGGCATCTGGGTCAATCGCGACGCGGAAACCTTCGCGCAGGTGCCGAGCTTCCTCGCGGTGCATACGACGCGCCCCTCCTATGACCTGACGTCGCGCACGCTGCGCGAGCGCCATCGCATCGGACTGCGCAATCTCAATCTGCCGATTGTCGGCGAATCCACCGTTCCGGTCGGGGATCGCGGCGATTTCCGGGAGGCCTTCCTGCGTCTGCGGGTGCAAAGCGGGCTTTATGCCGAACGCCCCGAAACCATCGAGTTCCTGAGCGACTCCCTGTTTCGCACCACCGTGCCGTTGCCGGCCAATGTGCCGGTCGGCTCCTATACGGTCTCCACCTATCTCTTGCGCGGCGGGGCGTTGCTGGCCGAGCACGAGGACCGGCTGACCATCGCCAAGACAGGGTTCGAGCAGTTCACCTTCCGTCTGGCCTACGACTATTCGCTGCTCTACGGCCTGATCGCCATTGCGCTTGCCATCTTCACGGGTTGGCTCGCCGGAGTGATCTTCCGGCGCGATTGAGCCGTAAATCGCGGACACGACACAAGAAAGCCGCGATCGCGAAGGGGGAGCCATGTCCAATCGAGCTGTCGACGCCGAGACCGCGCCGGCGCCGGACTGGTCGCAGGCGCTTGGCTACGCTGGACTCATCCCGTTCCTGGCCGGAGCGGCGGCGCTGACGGCGATCGCCATGACGCTGCGCGATGTGGCGCTGGCCGCCGCGATCTCCAGCGCGGTGATCGTTTATGGCGCGGTGATCCTGTCGTTTCTCGGCGGCGTGCGCTGGGGGGTGGCCGTGGCGCGTGGCGATGCCGACGGGCGTGTGTTTGCCCTTTCGGTGGTGCCGTCGCTGATTGGCTGGGGCGCGGCGCTGCTGCCCGCGCCCTGGGCGCTGCTGGTCCTCGCCGCCGGCTTCATGCTTCAGGGGGCATGGGACGTGAAGACGGCCTCCGAGGGCGGTCTGCCGGCGTGGTACGCGCGCCTGCGCCGCCATCTCACGGTGATCGTTGCCGCAAGCCTGCTGGTATCGGCCGCCAGCGTCCTGCTGGTCGAGGTCGCGCGGACCTGAATGGCGGTGGTCTGAGCGTGCCGCTCAGTCGGCGACCAGACGGCTTGCGGTGAAGGGATAGAGGCGACCGTCGCCCAGCAGGAAGACGGAAAACTCCCGGGGCGGAAACAGCGCCTGCCACGCCCGGTCGAGCACGTTGAGCCCGCCGGTCAGAACGCCGAAGGCCGGCAGGACGAGACGCTGGCCGTCCGTCGCGAAACAGGGCCGGCGCACGCTGCGCCCGTAGCGGCGGATGCGCGCGGCCGGATGAAGATGTCCCGCGACCTCGCCCGGGGCCGGGTTCTCCGCCGGTTCATGGCGGAACGTCAGGCCGCCGAGCGCCACGTCGTCGACGGTCTCGCCGCACAGACCGACCGGGGCGACCGGATCGTGATTTCCGGTGACCCAGATCCACTCGCGGCCGAGCTGCAGCGTGGTGAGCATGGCGCGGTAGCAGGCCGGCAGGCGGTCGGCGCCGGAACGGTCGTGGAAGCTGTCGCCGAGCGCGATCACCCGCGCCGGATCGAAGGCGTCGAGCACCTCGGCGAGCTTCTCCAGCGTCGCGGCCGTGTCATAGGGCGGCAGCATCACGCCGCGGCCCGCGTAGCTGGAGGCCTTTTCGAAGTGAAGGTCGGCGACGACGAGCGTGCTCTCGTCCGGCCACCACAGGGCGCCGCTGTCATGCAGACCGACCAGCTCCCCGGCCAGCGAGATGTCGTGGCACACCGGTGCGAATGATCGCTGAGCAACCTCGGCCGTGAACGGCTTCACCCCATTGCCTCCCTGACGAGATCGTCGGCAGCCTCTGCCAGAAGCGCTTCCTGCCCGGCTCCGAACACCGGCTCCTTGCCGATTTCCAGCAGAACCGGAACGGCGAGCGGCGAGACTCGGTCGAGTCGACTATGCGTGATTCGCCCGGAAATTCGGGCGAGAAGTTGCCCCAGACGCGAGATATCCAGAAGTCCTTGCGCCGCGTCCTGCCAGGTGGCTTCCAGCAGGATGTGATCGGGCTCGTGCCGGCGCAGCACGTCGTAGATCAGATCGGCGGACACGGTGACCTGACGCCCGCTCTTCTCCTGGCCCGGATGGCGGCGTTCGATCAGCCCGGCGATCACCGCGCAGGCGCGGAAGGTGCGCTTCATCAGGCTCGATTCGGCCAGCCACGCATCGAGATCGTCGCCCAGCATGT
It encodes the following:
- a CDS encoding sulfite exporter TauE/SafE family protein codes for the protein MQIYLPIAELPVNMFMLFGMGGAVGFLSGLFGIGGGFLLTPLLIFSGIPPAVSVATVTTQVVASSASGVVAYWRRKMIDFKLAGVLLVGGVIGSAIGVWLFGMLRTLGQLDLVISLSYVSFLGAIGGLMFFESVRAMTRRRQGVQTPVRQPGRHNWVHGLPMKMRFRQSRLYVSVIPILTLGGVIGFLGSILGIGGGFMMVPALIYLLRVPTNVVIGTSLFQILFTMAAATLLHAMSTQSVDIVLALTLMIGGVIGAQFGARMGQKLRGDQLRLLLALLVLSVGLRFAVNLVLTPDELYSISVSLMEATR
- a CDS encoding TIGR02186 family protein: MRHAAATVRQRVTSALAGGLAGGLALLGLTVSAAAENLVVALSSEEVKIESNFTGTEIVVFGEIVRDALTVARPEPYDLAVVVAGPQQTVTTRRKGRFFGIWVNRDAETFAQVPSFLAVHTTRPSYDLTSRTLRERHRIGLRNLNLPIVGESTVPVGDRGDFREAFLRLRVQSGLYAERPETIEFLSDSLFRTTVPLPANVPVGSYTVSTYLLRGGALLAEHEDRLTIAKTGFEQFTFRLAYDYSLLYGLIAIALAIFTGWLAGVIFRRD
- a CDS encoding DUF3429 domain-containing protein — encoded protein: MSNRAVDAETAPAPDWSQALGYAGLIPFLAGAAALTAIAMTLRDVALAAAISSAVIVYGAVILSFLGGVRWGVAVARGDADGRVFALSVVPSLIGWGAALLPAPWALLVLAAGFMLQGAWDVKTASEGGLPAWYARLRRHLTVIVAASLLVSAASVLLVEVART
- the pdeM gene encoding ligase-associated DNA damage response endonuclease PdeM; protein product: MKPFTAEVAQRSFAPVCHDISLAGELVGLHDSGALWWPDESTLVVADLHFEKASSYAGRGVMLPPYDTAATLEKLAEVLDAFDPARVIALGDSFHDRSGADRLPACYRAMLTTLQLGREWIWVTGNHDPVAPVGLCGETVDDVALGGLTFRHEPAENPAPGEVAGHLHPAARIRRYGRSVRRPCFATDGQRLVLPAFGVLTGGLNVLDRAWQALFPPREFSVFLLGDGRLYPFTASRLVAD